CCCGGGTCGCGGCCCTGACCCAACGTCCCGACAAGGTGATCGGCATTCATTTCATGAATCCGGTCCCCATGAAACCCACCGTGGAGGTGATCCGCGGCCACCACACCTCGCCGGAGACCATCCAGACGACCATGGATTTTCTGGCCGCCATGGGAAAGACCGGCATCCTGGTCAACGACTCTCCCGGCTTTGTTTCCAACCGGGTCCTCATGCTGACCGTCAATGAAGCCATCTTTCTGCTGCACGAAGGGGTTTCCACGGCCAAGGATGTGGATGCCATTTTCAAAAAATGCTTCGGTCACCAGATGGGTCCCCTGGAAACCGCCGATCTGATCGGTCTCGATACCATCCTGTATTCGGTCGAGGTCCTCTACGAAAGTTTCAACGACAGCAAATTCCGCCCCTGCCCCCTCCTCAAAAAAATGGTTGATGCCGGGTTGCTGGGGCGCAAGAGCGGCCAGGGCTTTTACAGCTATGCCACGGCCGGGTCCGCCCAAGGCAAGAAATGATGGAGGGGATAACCACGATGAGAAACACACAAGACCTCGAACTGATTCGCGATTTTCTTGGACGCTTCGTCAGCACCCCGGACGTGGATCCCGATCTGGATCTGTTTGCCTCCGGCATGGTCAACTCGCTGTTTGCCATGCAACTGGTGTTGTTCGTGGAAAAAGAGTACGGAATCAAGGTGGAAAACGAGGATTTGAACTATGAAAATTTCAAATCCCTGCATGCCATAGTCGATTTTATCGACAAGAAACGCCCCTAGCCAAACCCTGGCGCGAGCGACCACCCACAGGTCAGACACCTGCACTGAAAACCGTATCGAGTCCGGCCTTGGCGCGAGCCACCACCCACAGGTCGGGCACCTGCACTGAAAACAGTATTGGGTCCGGCCTTGGCACGAG
Above is a window of Magnetococcales bacterium DNA encoding:
- a CDS encoding 3-hydroxybutyryl-CoA dehydrogenase translates to MIDKTVGVIGAGVMGSGVAQNLAQSGFKVILVDIADAILERTQNDIRNNVRFQRLFAKDKSKVDDPDQIVGRITFTTNDDLLANVGYVVENAAEKWEIKKEIYPRIDKICPTEVCFAVDTSCYSITRVAALTQRPDKVIGIHFMNPVPMKPTVEVIRGHHTSPETIQTTMDFLAAMGKTGILVNDSPGFVSNRVLMLTVNEAIFLLHEGVSTAKDVDAIFKKCFGHQMGPLETADLIGLDTILYSVEVLYESFNDSKFRPCPLLKKMVDAGLLGRKSGQGFYSYATAGSAQGKK
- a CDS encoding acyl carrier protein; translated protein: MRNTQDLELIRDFLGRFVSTPDVDPDLDLFASGMVNSLFAMQLVLFVEKEYGIKVENEDLNYENFKSLHAIVDFIDKKRP